The genomic region TGCCGACAACTCGATCTTCAGTCCGAGCGACGCTGGAAGCGATATCAGCATCCCCCACAGAAAATTGGTGTACCCTTCGACGCGCTCGCCCGCGTTATAGACCAGGCCATGCCCGTCGAGCATGTTTCGGACGTAGCGAAACGTGATGAAGGCGTCGTCGGTCGAATAGTTGAAATAGAACGCGTGAACGTACAAAAGGAGGATCGCAGCCGCGAAGGGCCAAACAATCCAGTATCCGGCAGGGGATGTTGTGCCGGCTATGAGTTTTGAACGCGAGGCTTTCAGAATAGATCAACACCTTGCTGAAAGCGGTTGGAAAATCGCACTGCCCCTCCGGGATTCATAGGACGGAATCTTCGACCCACCACCGCGATTCATTCGATGGACGGACCCGGGTAGAACTTCTTGAAAATGTCGCTGTTGCTCAGGATACCGATTACTTGCTTTCCGTCGGATATGGGAAGACGTCGAATGTTGCAGCGTTTCATCAGCCTGACGCAGGCCATAACGCTCATGTTCGGAGGCACCATGATCGCAGGCATAGTCATGATATCCGCTACCAGCGCGTGCTGTGAACCCGGGTCCGGATCGATCAGTTTGTTAATCAAATCCTTCCTGGTCACGATGCCAAACCCGTCGGCCTTGTTGGCGCTCTCCACCATCAGGCTCGACACCTCGAACTCCTTCATTTTCCTCACCGCATCCAGGAGCGAAGCGTCCTCCCGAATAAACTTCACATTGCGATTCATCAGATCACTTGCGACCGCCTTGCGCATTCGATCGAGCACAGATCCCTCCTTCTCATGCACGTATCGCCAGAAACTTATCGGGAGTCATCTCTATTCTAGCATCAGCTTTCGAAAGAATTCAACAGCCCTGCAGGACAAGCCGGTTCAAAGGCGCCCATACTTCTCGTAGACTTCCCGCAGCGACTTTCCCGCCCGCAGTTCCTCG from Candidatus Abyssobacteria bacterium SURF_5 harbors:
- a CDS encoding CBS domain-containing protein encodes the protein MLDRMRKAVASDLMNRNVKFIREDASLLDAVRKMKEFEVSSLMVESANKADGFGIVTRKDLINKLIDPDPGSQHALVADIMTMPAIMVPPNMSVMACVRLMKRCNIRRLPISDGKQVIGILSNSDIFKKFYPGPSIE